The following coding sequences lie in one Peribacillus frigoritolerans genomic window:
- a CDS encoding GNAT family N-acetyltransferase, with protein MEEHIEFREAELSDLPRIVEIYNSTIASRMVTADTEPVSVQSRVKWFEEHHSESRPLYIITIEGKTAGWMSFQSFYGRPAYNFTAEISIYIDDYFRGKGIGQISIQKAIELSPKLGIKTILGFIFAHNIPSLKLFSKFGFEEWAHLPQVAELDGIERDLIILGKRVDI; from the coding sequence ATGGAAGAGCACATAGAGTTTAGAGAGGCAGAACTATCTGATCTACCCAGAATTGTTGAAATATATAATTCGACAATTGCTTCAAGAATGGTCACGGCGGATACGGAGCCTGTATCCGTTCAATCGAGGGTTAAATGGTTTGAGGAACATCATTCAGAAAGTAGACCGCTATATATCATTACTATAGAAGGGAAAACTGCTGGATGGATGAGCTTTCAATCCTTCTATGGCCGACCGGCATATAATTTCACTGCCGAAATCAGCATTTATATTGATGATTATTTCCGGGGAAAAGGAATCGGACAAATTTCGATTCAAAAGGCAATTGAATTGAGTCCAAAATTAGGTATTAAGACTATATTGGGTTTCATTTTCGCCCACAATATACCGAGCCTTAAGCTTTTTTCCAAATTCGGGTTTGAAGAATGGGCACATTTACCTCAAGTTGCCGAGCTGGATGGCATTGAGCGGGATTTGATCATTCTCGGTAAACGTGTCGATATTTAA
- a CDS encoding aspartyl-phosphate phosphatase Spo0E family protein, with product MPCRKVTIERIEEKRQEMFKLAASYGLTSLLTVQASQELDTLLNALASKRESEYFSLQKA from the coding sequence ATGCCTTGCCGTAAGGTAACTATAGAAAGAATTGAAGAAAAGAGACAGGAAATGTTCAAATTAGCAGCAAGTTACGGCTTAACAAGTCTGCTAACTGTTCAAGCCAGTCAAGAATTGGATACGCTATTAAATGCGTTAGCAAGTAAAAGAGAGTCTGAATATTTTTCCCTCCAAAAAGCATAA
- the thiM gene encoding hydroxyethylthiazole kinase codes for MKVSAADLFVKVKERKPLVHQITNFVTVNDCANATLAIGGSPVMTSSPREVADMVKLADALVLNFGTIDDKALEAMEIAGKTANDLDIPVILDPVGVGATAYRTEQVKELLSKVTFQIIRGNASEILSLIGGDTVTRGVDSEELAVSNAELAARAANKLNCIVVVSGAKDAVSDGKRTSIIDNGNLLLTNVTGTGCMSTALIGTFSGVTDDFYSAAIAGISTMSISGELAAKNLQKDEGTGTFRVRLIDAISRMDKEIWMHEVKMNEEVPN; via the coding sequence ATGAAGGTTTCCGCAGCTGATTTATTCGTAAAGGTAAAAGAAAGAAAACCACTCGTTCACCAAATCACCAACTTTGTTACGGTCAACGACTGTGCAAATGCCACCCTTGCCATCGGTGGTTCACCAGTGATGACATCGAGCCCAAGAGAAGTGGCGGATATGGTCAAATTAGCGGATGCATTGGTCCTGAATTTCGGTACGATCGATGATAAAGCCTTGGAAGCAATGGAGATTGCCGGTAAGACGGCAAATGACCTGGATATCCCGGTCATTTTGGACCCGGTGGGAGTTGGTGCCACCGCCTATCGAACAGAGCAAGTGAAAGAGCTCCTAAGTAAGGTTACTTTCCAAATCATTCGCGGCAATGCAAGTGAGATCCTTTCATTGATTGGTGGGGATACCGTTACTCGCGGGGTGGATTCGGAGGAGCTTGCGGTCAGCAATGCAGAGCTGGCTGCTCGAGCGGCAAATAAATTGAATTGCATCGTCGTGGTCAGCGGAGCGAAGGATGCTGTCAGCGATGGAAAACGTACGTCCATCATCGATAACGGGAACCTCCTATTAACTAATGTTACAGGTACCGGTTGTATGTCCACTGCTCTTATCGGCACTTTTTCCGGAGTCACCGATGATTTCTATTCTGCGGCGATTGCCGGTATCTCAACCATGAGCATTTCAGGGGAACTAGCTGCCAAAAACCTTCAAAAGGATGAAGGAACAGGAACGTTTCGTGTGCGATTAATCGATGCAATATCAAGAATGGATAAGGAAATCTGGATGCATGAGGTGAAAATGAATGAAG
- the thiD gene encoding bifunctional hydroxymethylpyrimidine kinase/phosphomethylpyrimidine kinase, with protein MKTALTIAGSDSGGGAGIQADLKTFSAHGVFGMSAITAVTAQNTMEVRSVQPIETAIISDQIAAIFEDIPVDAVKIGMLGSKEIVETVAASLKTFMPAIVILDPVMISKSGHHLLDEKAVSALKMDLLPLATLVTPNVPEAEVLTGLSIRTKQDFYRACISIQEMGPKAVLLKGGHAAGNPNDLFYDGTDFHWIKGERIHTKNTHGTGCTLSSAITSNLANGLPLQESIEQAKTYISEAIRNSFSIGKGHGPVHHFHSYSKKRTE; from the coding sequence ATGAAAACAGCATTAACCATCGCCGGCTCTGATTCAGGGGGCGGTGCTGGAATACAAGCGGATTTAAAAACATTTTCTGCACATGGGGTCTTTGGAATGTCTGCAATAACAGCCGTAACCGCACAAAATACAATGGAAGTCCGTTCAGTACAGCCAATTGAAACAGCTATCATATCGGACCAAATTGCAGCTATCTTTGAAGATATTCCTGTCGATGCAGTAAAAATAGGCATGCTTGGATCAAAAGAAATCGTGGAAACAGTCGCTGCGTCCCTTAAAACCTTCATGCCTGCCATCGTTATCCTTGACCCTGTCATGATTTCCAAAAGCGGCCACCATTTGCTCGACGAAAAGGCTGTCTCCGCCTTAAAAATGGATTTGCTTCCGCTTGCAACACTTGTAACACCAAATGTACCGGAAGCGGAAGTACTTACTGGCTTGTCGATTCGGACGAAACAAGATTTCTACAGGGCATGCATTTCAATACAAGAAATGGGTCCCAAAGCCGTTTTACTTAAAGGGGGCCATGCAGCGGGAAATCCAAATGATCTTTTTTATGATGGAACTGACTTCCACTGGATCAAGGGAGAGCGCATACATACAAAAAACACTCATGGTACGGGCTGTACCCTATCATCCGCCATTACATCAAACCTGGCTAATGGACTGCCATTGCAAGAGTCGATTGAACAGGCCAAGACTTATATTTCTGAAGCGATACGCAATAGTTTTTCAATCGGTAAAGGTCATGGACCTGTCCATCATTTTCATTCATATTCAAAAAAAAGAACGGAGTGA
- a CDS encoding Fur-regulated basic protein FbpA, with amino-acid sequence MAELFKRIEQRKAKLIEELLANGVYKTSDERHLYDAPLKVLEDEYRIVINRPNNESPSEWMT; translated from the coding sequence ATGGCAGAATTATTTAAGAGGATTGAACAGAGGAAGGCAAAGCTCATTGAAGAGCTATTGGCCAATGGAGTATACAAAACCTCTGATGAAAGGCACCTTTATGATGCCCCATTAAAAGTGCTCGAAGATGAATATAGGATAGTTATAAATAGACCTAATAACGAGTCACCTTCTGAATGGATGACATAG
- the thiW gene encoding energy coupling factor transporter S component ThiW, producing the protein MNPIKKLTLTAMITAITTLTSSFIFIPAGFAKVFPIQHLANVLTAVLLGPAYAVTQAFLVSIIRNMSGTGSIFAFPGSMIGALLAAILYRKTQSLKFACLGEVIGTGILGSLACYPLAILLIGEKAALFGFLPAFMLSSFAGAILAFILLKILLKNNYMKGFFYENSINHRRL; encoded by the coding sequence ATGAATCCCATCAAGAAACTGACGTTAACTGCCATGATCACGGCTATAACGACGCTGACCAGTTCATTTATTTTCATCCCTGCAGGATTTGCAAAGGTCTTTCCTATTCAGCATCTGGCAAATGTCCTCACGGCCGTTCTATTGGGGCCTGCTTATGCTGTGACACAAGCTTTCTTAGTTTCCATCATTAGAAACATGTCTGGTACCGGTTCAATATTCGCCTTTCCCGGCAGCATGATCGGTGCACTTTTGGCTGCCATCCTTTATCGAAAAACACAAAGCTTAAAATTCGCTTGTTTAGGTGAAGTAATCGGGACCGGCATTCTCGGTTCCCTGGCCTGTTATCCACTTGCCATCCTCCTAATAGGAGAAAAAGCGGCTCTTTTTGGTTTTTTACCGGCTTTTATGCTCAGTTCATTCGCAGGTGCGATTTTAGCTTTCATATTACTTAAAATACTTCTAAAAAATAATTATATGAAGGGGTTTTTTTATGAAAACAGCATTAACCATCGCCGGCTCTGA
- the tenA gene encoding thiaminase II yields the protein MENIKTETFSDRLHARAKEIWKRNHSHPFVQAIGNGTLPEKKFAYYLKQDYIYLMDYSKLFALGVIKAHNIETMAKFASILNETLQVEMDIHRQYASEFGISAKELEETEPTPTTLAYTGYMLNTAQHGTLADLIACLLPCAWDYYEIGLLLKEQNGAALENNRYADWIRSYSSPEFGEAHKWLIALLEELTEGMPEKELLRLEKHFLVTSRYEYLFWDMVQNEQDWPL from the coding sequence ATGGAGAATATTAAAACAGAAACATTCAGTGATAGACTTCATGCACGGGCAAAAGAGATTTGGAAAAGGAACCATTCACATCCCTTTGTCCAGGCAATTGGAAACGGCACGCTTCCTGAAAAGAAATTTGCCTATTACCTGAAGCAGGACTATATCTATCTCATGGATTATTCCAAGCTCTTTGCTTTAGGTGTCATCAAAGCTCATAACATCGAAACCATGGCAAAGTTTGCGAGCATTTTAAATGAAACCCTTCAAGTGGAAATGGATATCCATCGGCAATATGCTTCCGAATTCGGGATCAGTGCCAAGGAATTGGAAGAAACAGAACCTACTCCCACCACTCTAGCCTATACAGGTTACATGCTAAATACAGCTCAGCATGGGACTTTGGCAGACTTGATCGCCTGTCTCCTGCCCTGCGCTTGGGATTATTATGAAATCGGTTTGCTACTAAAAGAACAAAATGGAGCAGCATTGGAAAACAATCGCTACGCAGATTGGATAAGGTCCTATTCATCACCTGAATTCGGGGAAGCACACAAGTGGCTGATCGCATTGTTGGAAGAATTGACGGAAGGCATGCCAGAAAAGGAACTTCTTAGATTAGAAAAGCACTTTTTGGTTACTTCCCGATATGAATATTTATTCTGGGATATGGTTCAAAATGAGCAGGATTGGCCGCTGTAG